DNA sequence from the Oryza brachyantha chromosome 5, ObraRS2, whole genome shotgun sequence genome:
tttaaattttgcaccttaatataaaattttttccgATTCTCATAATTTCAATAATTACATTAATTTTAGAGCCAAACAAGTgcttaaaaaagaaatataataattCCTGCAGTTCTATCAGGTAGATTTCGATAACTGGGTGCTAATCACATCAACCAACTGGTTATGAGGCACGGTAATTATAATCTTCTTTACTTGGCtatctaattaatttcatgGATGAGAAGCTGAGAATATTCCCGTTTAACTACGTTATCTTATAGCATTTACATCTCATTATCCAAATTCGTTCatcaatattattatttagatgatcatctaaaatagattttctttacatataaattatctcTTCAACAAAACATAGATATCATATccttcataaatattttgtaaccaACTCATCTCGTATTGTTCTTGTTCTCCTCTCTTCACATTAGACGTTGAAATATAaagtgagaaaaaagaaactcaaaatatagagtttcttttCCAATATGGATGATGTTATATTTTCGAAGAACGAGATAAAGTCATTTTCCCCTGCgtactctatttttagaatggATGATACGACAAAACATGTGCTAGAAATGTTCTTACAACGATAATTGGATAACACTGATCTATCTGTTCTATACTGGAAACCAATAAACGAAATCACTACCGGTGATGTTCTTGTGAACCCATTAATGATTGTCGGAAACTCAGGATTCATCAGTGTTTGCTGCTACACAGCACTGACAAAGTGGCCCAGAGCCTGAAACGTGGTCCATCTGGGCCTGGTAACGGGCCCAAAATTCcagtttacaaaatttaagtgATGAGGTTGAATTTACATTGTACATAGGTATTTGTGGGCTGAAAATAAATGAGTACTCCTAAGTTGGGTGTGGAAGGGCCTGTGGGCTGTGACCACCCCTAGGCCGTCTAGTCCACCACAAGGTGCTCATTCTTCAGGCCCATTAAGATGGGCCCAAATCCCGAAAAGGCTAAACAGGCcaaaacatgtattttttactttatatatattaaatttatatttatattttatgtgtataatGTTTGCGtgttaaatttatacatataaagatttcaatgtatttattatatatctataatgtttgtgtatatataatatttgtatctATTGGATTTTCATAGAGAAGAGTTTCTATGTATAaaggtatatatgtacatttgTATATCTAAAGTctgtatgtataaagtttatatgcctAAATTATATACGTAGTATACTATACGAGAGCGCCAATTCCCCCTATGCACGTACATGGCCTATATTTCGGCCTACTCTAGCTACATTGACTTAGTGGGCCGTATGTTGGATGGGCCTATCCGCGCCGAACCGACAGCGCCGCAGAGTTTCGCATCCACCGTCTTCCAGACTTCCATTCCACCGCAGGAGGCTCGGCTTCGCCTTTTTTCTCTCGCTTAAACCCTCCGCTAAAAACCAAAACCTAAACCCCACCCCgcgatttaattttttaataccaTTTCTTTTGGTGCcttcgtctcctcctcctcctcccccctttCCTTCCTTTGCAAGCcgcgcggcgatggcggccatGACCCGGGCGATGGCGAGATCGCgcgccctcctctccctcccccgggcccccgccgccgtgctcccCTTCTCCACCGCCTCTTCGGCTTCGGCGCCccaggctgcggcggcggcggcggagtccgacCCCTCGGCCGGCGCAGGGGAGcagccagcgccgccgcggaagCGGTGGGGCCCGCTGAAGTTTGGCGCCTTGGCGACCGTCTTCGGTGCTCTCGGCGCCGCGGGATACTCCAGCTACGGTACGATCCCGCGGTCTCCCGTCGCGATCTCGCGCTAGGAGGTGTTCTCGTTTGGGTATTTTTTGGTTCCCTTGCCGCGTTTGACTTGTGCTGTGTGTCTCCGTTTCGTTTGTGTGCAGCTTATACGCTCGAGGAGGTGGATCAGAAGACGCTTGAGTTCAGGAAGAGCATGACTACGCCTCGCTCTGTTGCGGAGAATGCCTCCGAATTTGAGGTAGTGACATTTAGGATCTTAGGATACCTACTCCATCGTTTTCTTATTGATTCTGTGAGGGGCTAGTGTAGCCGTGTAACACTTAATTTTGTGAGGGGCTAGTGTAGCTGTATAACACTGGGGCATGAGAGGGAGGGTTCTATTGGCACATTAGCTGGTGAATGTGACCCTGATGATATTATTGTCACCTTCAGCTCAGTTCGTTGTAATGCATGAAATGAAAGAAAGCTTTCAAAAGCAAGGATCCCGAAACAATTGGTAGTTCTAGTGTTCTTATGCCTTCAATCAAACTGTGTACAACTGATTATGTTGAGAGCGATTTGCTGTCAAATAGAAACATGCAGGCAAAAATGATTGTCGTTTTCTGGTTAGATCAAGAGCAAGATCTGTTGTCAGCAATCAGCAATGAATAACTTCTATTGAGTGTGGAGTGTGGACTATGTCTAATACTTGAATGATTGTGGTCTTTCTTCTGGTGCAGAAAATCCAGGCTATGGTGTACTCAACGGCTATGAAAGGTACATTTTATGACATGTGCCTTGTATGTATTCTGATCTTCTGTATAAATGTATAATGATGCACGATTAAGCTATATCAGTAAATTGCATGTATGCTACTGTAGGTAGTCACTGATTACAGAATTTCCATAAGTGGATGCAATGGAACTGTGCTGTACTTCTGTTGAATGCATACATACTTAAGTCTCTCATTGAAGTTTCATATCTTATGTGGCAGTGTGTAGTCCTGGTCTCCTGGGACTGGGAGAGTGGGAGAACAGAATAAGTTCCCTTAATATATAGATTTGTGTAAacctttataaaaataatcaccAAAGTTTCCTATTAAATATGGTGTTTTCCTGCTTGCCTTATACATATTACTATTCTAAGATTGAATATATTTACACTCCATATCATTCGTAGAATCTCATCTTAGTTTGTTGATGCATACCTATTTGGTTCCTTCTCAATATCCACTTTGTACAATTTGTTATTGTAGTTCCTGTTGCAGCAATAGAATTCTACATGGATGTTAGACACACAATTGAGGATCATATTCGGGTTAGTTACAAATTATAAGCTTCTCAGCATTCGTTACAAATGTTTCGAGTTAATATTTACAACTGACTTGCTATGTCTGTTTCAGGGCTTTGCTGAACCCACGTCAGACAAATTGCTACCAGATCTAGAACCTCAAACTCAGCATATCTTCACTTTAGTTCTCGATCTGAACGAAACACTTGTTTACTCTGATTGGCAGGTGCAGTGAAGAAGATAATTCAGTTGTTTTGTCTATTGTGCAAACTCTGTTTTCAGTAATATGAGCTAAACATTGGGCAGGATGTAGATTTGTCTTTATTGTGAAAATAACTTCCGTTATTTTAGTCCAGACATCAATTCTTATCCCATCATACAGCCACGCAGGAAAAATGTGTACTAAGTGAAGCTTGTTTTCCTTATCAGATAATATGCATGAAGCACATTTGTCACTAGACTTAAATATGGCAAACTCTTTTAAACCCTTGAGGGGATATCCCCTCAtttcttgcatgtcatctaaatagttataaaaaaatgaaaaaaattaacaggATAGGTTAATGTATGATATAGCACTACACCCCCACGCCAGATCAAATTTGACTCCTACaagttgcaaaagaaaaaaaagaaaagaaatatgacTTTGGATATATGTATGGGTTATCatagtttaaattttctctttctatTACAACTTATAGCGGTAATCATAGTGCTATATCACACATTAACCTATAttgtcaaatttttcaaaacatttGGTTGACATGCAAAAATGAGGGGACACCCCCTTGAGGGATTAGAGTCCATTTCCCTTAAATATAACCTTGTTGGACACTGTATGTAGGAGAAATCAGTATTGCATGTTGCACATGATAATTTACCACAAACCTGCTGAGGTAGAAGTGGAATCTACCAATTGGTTCATTTTGCTCCATCATATAGTTTTATTACATGTTAATAATGCATAACACAAGCATAATGTTTATCCACCATCGGACACTGTCAAGCTAATGAGTAATATacacttattttaatttatagattgtatttttctttgcagTTCTTTTCATTTCCATTAACACATTGTCATCTTTCAAACATGTTAAGAAGATATGTCTTGTATTGTTCAAAAAGAAGCAAATATTGTGTAACTTGTAGTGTATGCACCCCAAATTGGTTCTCTACCTAGTTGTTTATACGTTGTTGTCTAGCTTGCTTGCAAGATTTTCCATTGCCTTGAAAGTTATAACACAGTTGAATGAATGTTGACCTCAATTAGAATCATGCTCATGTGTTTTCATGATCCCCTTTTGAAGGCTAATGCTTAAAATGCTTTGCTATTTCTTATCCTTTTGCACGTTTCTTATTGTGTTATCCAGGAATGCCATAATAATATTGTTTCTTCTTGTACAGCGTGAAAGAGGATGGAGGACCTTTAAGAGGCCAGGAGTTGATGCTTTTATAGAACACATGGGAAAATTTTATGAAGTTGTTGTGTATTCTGATCAGTTGCCTATGGTAATTGATCTTAACTGTTTTTCAATGTAATGTGTTTTAGAGTGTTATGccatactaattttttataatatatttttatatgtgcagTATGTTGACCCTGTGCTTGAAAGGCTGGACACAAAAGGTTTCATCACAGGCAGGTTGTCAAGACCTGCAACTAAGTATCAAGATGGTAAACATTATCGGGTAAGCATATTGGATTGATTGACTTAGTGTTCTTGGCAATGAAATGCATTtctttatgtttttctatagAGCCCCACCTGAATAGTGATTATCTTACATTTATATTCTTATTCATCGTTCCATCTCCATTCTATCATGTTTCTTTTAATTATGTACTCCAAAATAAGCATGTGGACTTGTGGACTCTCCCTAGCTTCCTAAAAAAATTGGGGGACTGAAGCATGCAAATGAGGATAGCAGAAGCACCTTAGCAATCTTTATATTGTAAATGAATACCGGTGTCTTGATTATAGAAAACGTTTCTATTGTAAATTTGTGAGGCATATTAATAATGTGGGGGCAGGCACATACTTGTTCACTTCCTTTAAATATTTCATTCTTTGAGATGTCAGTGATGATGGTTTGTTCTCCACCCCATCCCTTCCTGTTGCCTAATCATGCCAAAATGTGAACCCTGCATCATCGACCTGGCTCCTGCACTCGTTCATCAGCTAGCCAacgtataatatttttaacttcacTATGTTGTGGATGGACAATCAATCTGTTGCAGTGCATGCACAAAAACTGTTCTAAGACTAAATACCTAACTAAGGCAAAGACTAAATACCTAACTAAGGCATGTTGTAGCATCAACTTCCATTTTCATATGGATTTATCCTTTATATTTTgatcttatttttcttatcagGATTTGTCAAAGTTGAATAGGAATCCTGCGCAAGTTATCTATATCAGTGGGCATGCTCTTGAATCTTGCTTACAGCCAGAAAATTGTGTTACGATTAAACCTTGGAAACTTGAAGCTGATGACACCCAGCTGCTGGATCTGATCCCATTTCTAGAGTGTAGGTGTTCCAATCCTTCTCCTTTCATACACCATGTGGTTTTAGCCTTTTAGGTGGCTCTTCCTGTTGTATTATGGAATCAAAGTGCTTAAACCTTGACAAGCCCAACATGTGCTGCAGATCTTGCCATGGCTAGACCTGCTGATATTAGGACTGTGCTTGCTTCCTATCAAGGTCATGATGTCGCTGCAGAGTTTATCGAGCGTTCAAAGGAACACCAGAGGTAAGATCATGTTTCATCCTAATAGAAGATGCCTGGCATTGTGAGTATATGCATGACTTCTATGAAAGCAACACATGGTATTCATTGTAATTCACTTGTGGATGTACCTCGTGTGGTGCATATGGGCTGACATAGCACATGTAAATCTGATGCTCCCAGTTTCCACAGGAAAAATTCCCCTTCTATGTGCTAGGGCTTAAAgagtattttattgttttgccTGACTAACCTGGGCTTAGATTTCTGATCTTTACAAAGCCTGGGGTCTAATGTTTTCACCTTGTGCCAGTAAGTTTATGCTCAAAGAGCCAAAGTGGAACCATGCTATGACCAAACTGCAGCTGAAAATTCTGTTaggaaaatttataaaacctaaATTTAGTTGTAAAAGGTAGTAGAATGGTGTTCCATATGTTTTGTTACTGAGTCTAGGCATGACCACTATCAAAATGTACAACCAAGATTGATGATTTCATTAGTTGACTATCCTATTGTCTATTAATTATCATGCCTCGTGCATTTGTTGAAGCACTATGTATTACTGGATTCAGATGTACCTACATTTACATGTGGTTTCATGTTTTTCCTAACTAATACATGTAATTAAAGGATCCCCACCTTTGAGGACTCGTTTGAAGCTACAACAGTTTACCTACGAGTACTTTCTTGTAAATGACCATCATCTTGCCATCTTACAGGCGTATGCAAGAGCAGAAACATCAGGGGCGCATATGGCGACGATAATGAGTCTAATCTGCAGGAAGGATGAAGCTCCAATTGACTCATCTATCCTAGTTTTTTTGCCTTAGTTTTACTTTTTGGGAGAACATGTTTAGCCTTCTGTCCAAGCACCTGAAGTCAAGCTGTTGAATGCGATGAAAAATTGAAATGATAGCATGCAACATTATCAGTTTAGGTTGCAAAGCATTTCGGTAAATGTCAGCCATCAAATCGCCATTTTGTAGTTCAAGGATTCAATTTGTTGACCATTTTAGACTGACtgcgttttttttcttcgagaTCACGGCTGAATGTAATCAGTGTTAACAGTGCTACTAAAAATAGTCGCACGCCACTAGCTGTCAGCATGCGCTGAAATGATGCTTTCTTGAATATTTCCTGATCGATACATCTTTTATGGTGTAAAAACACATTTCCTCCAAATGGCTGTATTTGGCTGGCTGTGTGGATGTAAATTGAATGACGGCAAATAACGTGCTAACAGCtcagttttgtttggttgtaaTGTGCATGAATGCATTACATATAATTGCAACATTGTCAGATATGAGAACCAAGGTTTCCCCGTCGCTCAGTTCACGGTGTCCTTGAACTCGGCCGCGTCCTGGCTTGGAGGGTCCGGCACGCTAGTGTTCGGGCGCTCGACGCCTGGAACCCAATAACTCGGTCTACTACTATGGCTCCAGGCTAGTGGATGGCCTCATCGAGGTGCTTTTTGGGACGAAAGACTTGTCCACCACTCCACCTACTGCATGTAAGGCCGGGTGCCCTCTTTTAAGACTATATAAAAAGGAACCATGCCAAAGGGAGAGGGGGATCGATCAAGCTCAAACaaccccaaaaaaaaggaaaaattacgatctgccattataattttattaaatcatTTTAATTCATGTGTTATTGACTCGTGTGTCACATATATCAGTGAGATATCAATGATATACcttaaattttgcaaaatcataATCATACAGTTAcaaatttcaaagaaaaaaaaacatacgaAGTTCGAGCATTAGTTTGGGCTGACTTGTATCTCACCAAATCATTAAAACATCACGGGAATATGGTATTACGCCTCCGTGAAAGTTGAATTTGTACGTTTGTTGTGTCTGTGTATTTCATTTCGCCACCTCCAATCTAGCGCTTTCACCCATGTTCCTTGGGCCAAACACAAAAGATGTCCCATAATCTCTCGCTGAAGGAGCTCATCCTCTGATAAAGATAAAACACCGAAATTATGTCTACGTGGTTTGCATTTGTATTTGGATAGAAGCTGTAGTTGAAGAGTGCGTGCCTAAGTAAGTAGATGTCAAATGTGATGTTTGGATACTCCATATAATTGAATTTGCAATTCCACAaagaactaaaaatatattattataatgtCCAATGGGTTGTTTGGGCACTTTATACAAACTTGAtagaaaacatattattaGAATAGAGTTAGAGAGAAAACGAAGAGAGATGATGCATTAGACTTTTCAAAGGAAATCAAAACCATAAGGTTTGAGCTCAAAGGCAAAAAAGGGTTAATGTGGAATTTTTCTAACCAAATCCTTCAAACCCATGTGCACAAACCATAACTTACACCCACCAACAAGCTACACAAACCAGACTAGGGT
Encoded proteins:
- the LOC102721279 gene encoding mitochondrial import inner membrane translocase subunit TIM50-like; the encoded protein is MAAMTRAMARSRALLSLPRAPAAVLPFSTASSASAPQAAAAAAESDPSAGAGEQPAPPRKRWGPLKFGALATVFGALGAAGYSSYAYTLEEVDQKTLEFRKSMTTPRSVAENASEFEKIQAMVYSTAMKVPVAAIEFYMDVRHTIEDHIRGFAEPTSDKLLPDLEPQTQHIFTLVLDLNETLVYSDWQRERGWRTFKRPGVDAFIEHMGKFYEVVVYSDQLPMYVDPVLERLDTKGFITGRLSRPATKYQDGKHYRDLSKLNRNPAQVIYISGHALESCLQPENCVTIKPWKLEADDTQLLDLIPFLEYLAMARPADIRTVLASYQGHDVAAEFIERSKEHQRRMQEQKHQGRIWRR